In Leptospira stimsonii, the following proteins share a genomic window:
- the hslU gene encoding ATP-dependent protease ATPase subunit HslU has translation MTDSQKDQDLTFSIEEELTPRQIVTKLDEHIIGQKNAKKAVAVALRNRTRRKKLDPEMQEEIYPKNIIMIGPTGVGKTEIARRLSKLCGAPFLKVEATKYTEVGYVGRDVESMIRDLAVISMNLVKQEFRTKVEETAKQKAEEALLDILLPFPGEPKPTSTQISGFSNTPIADEEERKTHFLETREFMRKKLKTGKLDEQEVELDLPNPSASQIPMLQVFGAGNLDDLDNQLQNVLGDMLPKKNKKRKLKIPEALKALEEFEAEKLLDPDKVQREAIRRVEEMGIIFLDEIDKIAGREGKTGADVSREGVQRDLLPIVEGATVNTKIGPVKTDHILFIAAGAFHMTKPSDLIPELQGRFPIRVELEKLSREDFEKILTAPRSSLTRQYEALLATDSIRVEFTTDGIQEIARIAYDMNEKHENIGARRLNTILERLLEELSFEGPDLPEEKRNVKIDGKYVLDRLQGVIQDKDLSQYIL, from the coding sequence ATGACAGATTCTCAAAAAGACCAGGACCTTACATTCTCAATCGAAGAGGAACTCACACCTCGACAGATCGTGACCAAGTTGGATGAGCACATCATCGGTCAAAAAAACGCAAAAAAAGCGGTCGCCGTCGCGCTCCGAAACCGAACTCGTCGCAAAAAACTCGATCCGGAAATGCAGGAAGAAATCTATCCTAAGAATATCATCATGATCGGTCCGACCGGCGTTGGAAAAACGGAAATCGCAAGAAGACTTTCCAAACTCTGCGGCGCTCCCTTCCTGAAAGTGGAAGCGACAAAATACACCGAGGTCGGTTACGTAGGAAGAGACGTGGAATCCATGATCCGAGATCTGGCCGTCATTTCGATGAATCTCGTAAAACAGGAATTCAGAACCAAGGTGGAAGAAACCGCGAAACAAAAAGCGGAAGAAGCCTTACTCGATATTTTACTTCCTTTCCCGGGGGAACCCAAACCGACCTCCACGCAAATATCAGGTTTTTCGAATACACCGATTGCCGATGAAGAGGAAAGAAAAACGCATTTTCTCGAAACCAGAGAGTTTATGAGAAAAAAACTAAAAACGGGAAAGTTAGACGAACAAGAAGTCGAACTCGATCTACCGAATCCAAGCGCTTCTCAGATTCCGATGTTGCAGGTTTTCGGAGCGGGAAACTTAGACGACTTGGATAATCAATTGCAGAACGTTTTGGGAGATATGCTTCCGAAAAAAAATAAAAAACGAAAACTCAAAATCCCGGAAGCTCTCAAAGCCTTAGAAGAATTCGAAGCGGAAAAGTTACTGGATCCGGACAAGGTGCAAAGAGAAGCCATTCGAAGAGTGGAAGAAATGGGAATCATCTTTTTGGACGAGATCGACAAGATCGCCGGAAGGGAAGGAAAAACCGGAGCCGACGTATCCAGAGAAGGTGTACAAAGAGACCTTCTTCCGATCGTGGAAGGCGCCACCGTGAATACAAAAATCGGACCGGTAAAGACGGATCATATCCTTTTTATCGCGGCAGGCGCGTTTCATATGACCAAACCTTCGGATTTGATTCCGGAGTTGCAGGGAAGATTTCCGATCCGTGTTGAACTCGAAAAATTATCCAGAGAGGACTTTGAAAAAATTCTCACCGCGCCTCGCTCTTCGTTAACGAGACAATACGAAGCTCTTCTGGCAACCGATTCCATTCGAGTCGAGTTTACTACGGACGGGATTCAAGAGATCGCAAGAATCGCCTATGATATGAACGAGAAACACGAAAACATCGGAGCTCGAAGATTGAATACGATCCTAGAGCGTCTATTGGAAGAATTGAGTTTCGAAGGCCCGGATCTTCCCGAAGAGAAACGAAATGTAAAAATCGACGGAAAATACGTTTTGGACCGATTGCAAGGCGTAATTCAGGACAAGGATCTGAGTCAGTATATTCTATAA
- the hslV gene encoding ATP-dependent protease subunit HslV, which yields MPENKIRSTTILCVRKNGKVAIGGDGQVSMGNTVMKQSAKKVRRLYDGKILSGFAGSAADAFTLFELFEKKVQEFGGSLSRSAVELAREWRMDRMLRRLEALLIVADKDESFLISGTGDVISPDEGVIAIGSGGNYALAAARALYDHTDLSAREIVESSMKIAADICIYTNDHITIEEIL from the coding sequence ATGCCAGAAAATAAAATTCGTTCCACTACCATTCTTTGTGTCCGTAAAAACGGAAAAGTCGCCATCGGAGGAGACGGTCAGGTTTCTATGGGAAACACCGTCATGAAACAATCCGCAAAAAAAGTAAGAAGACTCTACGACGGAAAGATTCTTTCCGGTTTTGCAGGATCCGCCGCAGATGCGTTCACTCTTTTTGAACTTTTTGAAAAGAAGGTGCAAGAATTCGGAGGAAGTCTTTCCAGGAGCGCCGTGGAACTCGCGAGAGAATGGAGAATGGATCGTATGCTTCGAAGACTCGAGGCGCTTTTGATCGTCGCAGACAAAGACGAATCGTTTTTGATTTCCGGAACGGGAGACGTGATTTCTCCGGACGAAGGTGTGATCGCGATCGGCTCGGGAGGAAATTACGCGTTAGCCGCCGCTCGAGCGCTCTACGATCATACCGATCTTTCGGCGAGGGAAATCGTAGAATCTTCCATGAAAATCGCCGCAGACATTTGTATCTACACAAACGATCATATTACCATCGAAGAAATTCTCTAA
- the xerC gene encoding tyrosine recombinase XerC, protein MGDYPFRLPQFSSASQNLAAEKFITYLRIEKNYSQNTLNAYSIDLKFFFDFCEKEQLDILQIEPVDIRSYFAYLAKNHGLDRRSQSRKLSSLRTFYKVLLREDLVVSNPAVQISFPRVRRDIPKNFRIGETEEILSFEAERTSEILDIRDRAMIEVLYSSGLRVFELVNAKLSALSKDLTILKVLGKGQKERFVYFGKEAIQSLEKYLEYRTHFFPETEEIFLNQKGKKLTTRGVRYILNERRKKMGWEKTITPHKFRHTFATDLLDAGADIRAVQELLGHSSLSTTQIYLSVSKEKIKEVYRKAHPHARK, encoded by the coding sequence TTGGGCGATTATCCATTTCGACTTCCTCAGTTTTCATCCGCTTCCCAGAATTTAGCGGCGGAAAAATTCATCACGTATCTTAGAATCGAAAAAAATTATTCTCAAAACACACTCAACGCATACAGCATCGATCTGAAATTCTTTTTTGATTTCTGTGAGAAAGAACAGTTGGACATCCTACAAATCGAGCCCGTTGACATTCGTTCTTATTTTGCCTATCTCGCAAAAAATCACGGTTTGGATCGAAGGTCCCAGAGTAGAAAATTATCTTCTCTTAGGACCTTCTACAAAGTGTTGCTCCGAGAAGATCTCGTCGTTTCGAATCCTGCGGTTCAAATCAGTTTTCCGAGAGTCAGAAGGGACATCCCGAAAAACTTCCGAATCGGAGAAACGGAAGAAATCCTGAGCTTCGAAGCGGAACGGACGTCGGAAATTTTGGACATTCGCGATCGTGCTATGATCGAGGTGTTGTATTCTTCCGGACTTCGTGTATTCGAGTTGGTAAACGCGAAACTTTCCGCTCTTTCCAAAGATCTAACGATTCTCAAAGTTCTTGGAAAGGGACAAAAAGAAAGATTCGTATACTTCGGAAAAGAAGCAATACAATCTCTTGAAAAATATTTGGAATATAGAACTCATTTTTTTCCCGAGACAGAGGAAATTTTTCTCAATCAAAAAGGAAAGAAACTGACGACCCGAGGCGTACGTTATATTTTGAATGAAAGAAGAAAAAAAATGGGATGGGAAAAAACCATCACTCCGCATAAATTCAGACACACGTTCGCTACCGATCTTTTGGACGCGGGAGCGGATATCAGAGCCGTGCAGGAATTACTCGGACATTCTTCTCTTTCTACGACTCAGATTTATCTGAGTGTGAGTAAGGAAAAAATCAAAGAGGTTTATAGAAAAGCTCATCCCCATGCCAGAAAATAA
- the pth gene encoding aminoacyl-tRNA hydrolase, with the protein MANLKLLLVGIGNPGQKYANHRHNIGFVILDSFLNSSSGSYQENSKYSLARTDEDGITIFYLKPLEFMNLSGKAVAEIAKKNGIPPENILVIHDEIDFEFGKLKLKGGGGHAGHNGLRDIVEKLGSNAFFRLRFGVGKPSESSEVPNHVLSNFSPEEREKIPELVKASLQKISDWIRERKNGFQKLSDTK; encoded by the coding sequence ATGGCAAACCTGAAACTTTTACTCGTTGGGATCGGGAATCCCGGTCAAAAATACGCCAACCACAGGCATAACATCGGTTTTGTGATCCTGGATTCTTTTTTGAATTCTTCTTCCGGAAGTTATCAAGAGAACTCCAAGTATTCCCTCGCACGGACCGACGAGGACGGAATTACGATCTTTTATCTAAAACCCCTGGAATTTATGAATCTTTCCGGAAAGGCAGTTGCGGAGATCGCAAAGAAGAATGGAATTCCTCCGGAAAATATTCTCGTGATTCACGACGAAATCGACTTCGAATTCGGGAAACTCAAACTCAAAGGCGGGGGCGGTCACGCCGGCCACAACGGACTCCGGGATATCGTGGAGAAACTGGGTTCCAATGCATTCTTTCGGCTTCGGTTCGGAGTGGGAAAACCCTCTGAAAGTTCGGAGGTTCCCAACCATGTACTTTCTAACTTTTCACCGGAAGAAAGGGAAAAAATTCCAGAGCTCGTAAAGGCTTCCTTGCAAAAAATCTCCGATTGGATCCGAGAAAGGAAAAACGGATTTCAGAAACTCTCCGATACTAAGTAG
- the cimA gene encoding (R)-citramalate synthase CimA, with protein sequence MTKNTLEILDVTLRDGEQTRGVSFSTSEKLNIAKFLLQKLNVNRVEIASARVSKGEFETVQKIIEWAETEKLTDRIELLGFVDGNKTVDWIRDSGAKVLNLLTKGSLHHLEKQLNKTPKEFFTDISFVIEYARKNGLRINVYLEDWSNGFRNSPDYVLSLVEHLSKENIERIFLPDTLGVLSPAETFRGVDTLVQKYPNLHFEFHGHNDYDLSVANSLEAIRAGAKGLHASINGLGERAGNTPLEALITAIHDKSESKTQVNEPAITEASRLVEVFSGKRIAANRPIVGEDVFTQTAGVHADGDKKGNLYANPILPERFGRKRSYALGKLAGKASISENVKQLGMVLSDVILQKVLERVIELGDQNKLVTPEDLPFIIADVSGRTGEKVIAIKSCNIHSGIGIRPHAQIEIEYQGNVHKEISEGDGGYDAFMNALTKITNRLGITIPKLVDYEVRIPPGGKTDALVETMITWNKSQDLEEDLTFKTMGVHPDQTIAAVHATEKMLNQILQPWQT encoded by the coding sequence ATGACAAAAAACACGCTGGAGATTTTGGACGTAACGTTGAGAGACGGAGAGCAAACCAGAGGAGTCAGCTTTTCGACTTCAGAAAAACTGAATATTGCGAAATTCTTATTACAAAAATTAAATGTAAATCGAGTCGAAATCGCCTCAGCCAGGGTTTCCAAGGGAGAATTCGAGACCGTTCAGAAGATCATCGAATGGGCTGAAACCGAAAAACTCACCGATCGAATCGAACTCCTCGGATTCGTAGACGGAAACAAAACCGTGGATTGGATCCGAGACAGCGGAGCCAAAGTGTTGAACCTTTTGACAAAGGGGTCTCTCCACCACTTAGAAAAACAGTTAAACAAAACTCCGAAAGAATTTTTCACCGACATCTCCTTTGTAATAGAATACGCAAGAAAGAACGGACTTCGTATCAACGTCTATCTCGAGGATTGGTCCAACGGATTTCGAAACAGTCCCGATTACGTTTTATCGCTTGTGGAACACTTGAGCAAGGAAAACATCGAAAGAATCTTTCTTCCTGACACGTTAGGCGTTCTTTCACCTGCAGAAACCTTCCGAGGCGTGGACACGCTGGTCCAAAAATATCCGAATCTTCATTTTGAATTTCACGGTCACAACGACTATGACCTTTCGGTAGCGAACAGTTTGGAAGCGATTCGCGCCGGCGCCAAAGGTTTACATGCATCGATCAACGGACTCGGAGAAAGAGCGGGCAATACTCCTCTGGAAGCCTTGATCACGGCGATCCACGATAAGTCAGAGTCAAAAACCCAGGTCAACGAACCCGCGATCACGGAGGCAAGTCGTCTCGTCGAAGTTTTTAGCGGTAAACGAATTGCCGCAAACAGACCGATCGTAGGTGAAGATGTCTTCACACAAACCGCTGGAGTTCACGCCGACGGGGACAAAAAAGGGAACCTCTACGCAAATCCGATTCTACCGGAACGATTCGGAAGAAAGAGAAGTTACGCGTTAGGCAAACTTGCAGGAAAAGCGAGTATCTCCGAAAACGTAAAACAATTGGGTATGGTATTAAGCGACGTGATCCTCCAAAAAGTTTTGGAACGGGTGATCGAACTCGGAGATCAAAACAAACTCGTAACTCCCGAAGACCTTCCGTTTATCATCGCGGACGTTTCCGGAAGAACCGGAGAAAAAGTAATCGCTATCAAATCTTGTAATATACATTCCGGAATCGGGATTCGTCCTCACGCACAGATCGAGATCGAATACCAAGGGAATGTGCACAAGGAAATTTCCGAAGGAGACGGAGGTTACGACGCTTTTATGAACGCGCTTACTAAGATCACAAATCGACTCGGGATCACTATTCCAAAACTCGTCGACTACGAAGTAAGAATTCCTCCCGGCGGAAAAACAGATGCGTTAGTCGAAACGATGATCACATGGAATAAATCCCAGGATTTAGAAGAAGACTTAACGTTCAAAACGATGGGAGTTCATCCCGATCAAACGATAGCCGCCGTGCACGCTACGGAAAAAATGCTCAATCAGATTCTTCAGCCATGGCAAACCTGA
- a CDS encoding Smr/MutS family protein — MKKNSVKSGYSGAKTIYIRKLRFEEAQEKLEREIQEAFLAGETFVEIIHGIGEGILKKLTVDTIRSHDFLKEVDYSLYGIYNPGSTLVEVLGPDKDTLKRYLK, encoded by the coding sequence ATGAAAAAAAATTCCGTAAAATCCGGCTATTCCGGAGCAAAAACGATCTATATCCGAAAGTTGCGGTTTGAAGAAGCCCAGGAAAAACTCGAACGGGAGATTCAAGAAGCCTTCTTGGCCGGAGAAACGTTCGTGGAAATCATTCATGGAATCGGAGAAGGGATTCTCAAAAAATTAACGGTCGATACGATTCGATCCCATGATTTTTTGAAAGAAGTGGACTATTCTCTGTACGGAATTTACAATCCGGGTTCCACTCTGGTCGAAGTATTAGGACCCGATAAGGACACTCTCAAAAGGTATCTCAAATGA
- a CDS encoding phosphatase domain-containing protein translates to MSEEADSKAETAKLVDKKRIAICGGTLGRENRYYIRGQVVDAGITEEMRDDSRWDLLTGLFEGQDREITPFLDYGLEPVRKPILVAEIWDESENLVHQSPEIKGDDGGFFFHEFTKPLPPGKYSFRILFKRLDSYRQFTKDIAYLNQKGKSEISGSSLIGKGKLRILPENFSGYVTTSDIDQTYLATDIHSNKGKLSTLFETPQQKLPLPGMPALYREIRLATEDSPLCFISASPHFFRRTLLSTIRSHSIDTESLHLKYLEGTIKGIVEKFWDSVTHPTKFITDGLLGSVERIRKFAGASFQSLFDQMSYKLTILLRDRLYLPTHSKEVLIGDNTESDYLIFLLYQYILSGKMAGKELEDYLYRLNFLGRDAVTRDAAKTIAELGAENRKIHGDLNSVALVLINKTTHGPDEEEMHWNVQSALPAGIDPFKQKEIHPYILTEGAPGFAVVLQDNGILDTSAVFRVVADMAGEWMEGKVIDPPALMEWIQNLTLPGDYQDEKDLIIQGLKRALDREEIT, encoded by the coding sequence GTGAGCGAAGAAGCAGATTCCAAAGCGGAAACGGCAAAGTTAGTCGATAAAAAAAGAATCGCGATCTGCGGGGGAACCTTAGGGCGCGAGAATCGGTATTACATTCGGGGCCAGGTTGTCGACGCTGGGATCACGGAAGAAATGAGGGACGATTCTCGCTGGGATCTTTTGACCGGTTTGTTCGAAGGTCAGGATCGGGAAATCACTCCTTTTTTGGATTACGGTTTGGAGCCGGTTCGAAAACCGATTTTAGTCGCGGAGATTTGGGATGAATCGGAGAATCTGGTGCATCAATCTCCCGAGATCAAAGGAGACGACGGAGGGTTTTTCTTTCACGAATTTACAAAACCTCTTCCTCCTGGAAAATATTCCTTTCGAATTCTTTTTAAAAGATTGGATTCCTACCGGCAGTTTACGAAGGACATCGCCTATCTCAATCAAAAGGGGAAAAGTGAAATATCCGGAAGTTCACTGATCGGAAAGGGAAAGCTAAGAATTCTTCCGGAAAACTTCAGCGGCTATGTGACAACTTCCGATATCGACCAGACGTATCTCGCGACGGACATACATTCCAACAAAGGGAAACTTTCCACGTTATTCGAAACACCGCAGCAAAAACTTCCGCTTCCCGGAATGCCGGCACTGTATCGGGAAATTCGACTCGCGACCGAGGATTCACCCCTCTGTTTTATTTCCGCAAGTCCTCATTTTTTTAGAAGAACACTTTTGTCCACGATTCGGAGTCATTCGATCGATACGGAATCCTTGCATCTCAAGTATTTGGAAGGAACGATCAAAGGAATCGTTGAAAAGTTTTGGGATTCCGTTACACATCCTACAAAGTTTATCACCGACGGACTTTTGGGTTCGGTGGAAAGAATCCGAAAATTCGCGGGAGCCTCGTTTCAGAGTTTGTTTGATCAGATGAGTTATAAACTCACGATTCTTCTTCGAGATCGTTTGTATCTCCCCACTCATTCGAAAGAGGTCTTGATCGGAGACAATACGGAAAGCGATTATCTGATCTTTCTTTTGTATCAGTACATTCTTTCCGGAAAGATGGCCGGAAAAGAATTGGAAGACTACTTGTATCGTTTGAACTTTTTAGGAAGGGACGCGGTCACAAGAGACGCCGCCAAAACGATCGCCGAACTCGGTGCAGAAAATCGAAAAATTCACGGTGATCTAAATTCGGTTGCGCTCGTTCTTATCAACAAAACAACGCACGGACCCGATGAAGAGGAAATGCACTGGAACGTACAAAGCGCCCTTCCTGCGGGAATCGATCCGTTCAAACAAAAGGAAATTCATCCATACATTCTTACCGAAGGCGCACCGGGGTTCGCAGTGGTTCTTCAAGACAATGGAATCTTAGATACGTCCGCCGTGTTTCGAGTCGTCGCTGATATGGCGGGAGAATGGATGGAGGGAAAAGTGATCGACCCGCCCGCTTTGATGGAATGGATTCAGAATCTTACACTTCCGGGTGATTATCAGGATGAAAAGGATCTGATCATCCAAGGACTCAAAAGAGCGCTGGATCGGGAAGAAATCACGTAA
- a CDS encoding DedA family protein: MTFQETLIQILHRFSETDPVFVWLFFVFSNFAENIFPPWPGDTITVFGGFLVARNLESFGWIALVSSTFFGNLLGAWVMYRFGNVFLHWVKKKDFPFKDSLYDEESIEKTLAWFHRNAIAVVLFSRFSAGIRFFVSIVAGMVKMNPLVFFGCFSIAVFLWCGILIFSGFYLGSHWEAVLGFLEIYNRIIVGLLILFAIGFFWYRRRRKIADRNS; encoded by the coding sequence ATGACTTTTCAGGAAACACTGATTCAAATTCTTCACCGTTTTTCGGAAACCGATCCCGTATTCGTCTGGCTCTTTTTCGTATTCTCGAACTTTGCTGAAAATATTTTTCCGCCTTGGCCGGGTGATACGATCACCGTCTTTGGCGGCTTTTTGGTCGCAAGAAACTTAGAATCCTTTGGTTGGATCGCTCTTGTTTCGAGTACCTTTTTCGGAAACCTTTTGGGCGCCTGGGTCATGTATCGATTTGGAAATGTCTTTCTGCACTGGGTGAAAAAGAAAGATTTTCCGTTTAAGGATTCTCTCTATGACGAAGAATCCATCGAAAAAACGCTGGCGTGGTTTCATCGGAACGCGATCGCGGTGGTTTTGTTTAGTCGGTTTTCGGCGGGAATTCGATTTTTCGTTTCCATCGTGGCCGGAATGGTGAAGATGAATCCTCTCGTTTTTTTCGGATGTTTTTCGATCGCGGTTTTTCTTTGGTGTGGGATTCTTATTTTTTCCGGTTTCTATCTCGGCTCCCATTGGGAGGCCGTTCTTGGTTTTTTAGAAATCTATAATAGAATCATCGTTGGATTGCTGATTCTTTTTGCGATCGGTTTTTTCTGGTATCGAAGACGGAGAAAAATTGCGGATCGGAATTCTTAA
- a CDS encoding AI-2E family transporter: MLEPAVPLNPEPGKYTFVIFFSILFLFAIGVFFLVFRPYLYSSLMALILYLATRRQYKLLKEYLGERFQWLVPWIMTTLVAMLVLIPSYFVIRTLIQEALSILFKLRISLSEDKMIETLMNFAILTDFITDNEFFWVKVPEIYGEFAENYVDILNLDSIYGILSNASSFILGNIELPTGILMNLFFALLVLFFLYQDGKKVERFILDNLPFSRQLEEQVGRKVTSAVQTVIRGNLIISILQGTAVYILLLIAGISSPFLYASLAAFFSIIPVVGTSVVWLPIGLYILFLENNPMMAIFFMGSGLFFYLALENFVKPRMLDKKLQVHPLLIFLSLIGGIKEFGIMGLVVGPVAVTLVVILWDFWRLYRRELILNKGHR; this comes from the coding sequence ATGCTCGAACCTGCAGTTCCACTCAACCCAGAGCCCGGTAAATATACGTTTGTTATTTTTTTCTCGATTCTTTTTCTCTTTGCAATAGGAGTTTTCTTCCTCGTCTTTCGTCCTTATCTTTATTCCTCCTTAATGGCTTTGATTCTTTATCTCGCCACAAGAAGGCAATACAAACTCCTCAAGGAATATCTCGGAGAACGATTCCAGTGGTTGGTTCCTTGGATAATGACCACGCTCGTCGCGATGCTCGTTCTCATTCCTTCTTACTTCGTGATTCGTACTCTCATTCAGGAAGCCCTTTCGATTCTATTCAAATTAAGAATTTCGTTAAGCGAAGATAAGATGATCGAGACCTTGATGAATTTCGCGATTCTTACGGATTTTATCACTGACAACGAATTTTTCTGGGTGAAAGTTCCCGAAATCTACGGAGAATTTGCCGAGAACTACGTTGACATTTTGAATCTCGACAGCATCTACGGAATTTTAAGCAACGCTTCCTCTTTTATCCTGGGGAACATTGAATTGCCTACTGGGATTCTGATGAATCTTTTCTTCGCCCTTCTTGTGCTTTTCTTTCTTTATCAGGACGGAAAAAAAGTGGAGCGGTTCATCTTGGATAACCTTCCCTTTTCCAGACAATTGGAAGAACAAGTCGGAAGAAAAGTAACATCGGCGGTTCAAACCGTGATTCGAGGAAATCTGATCATTTCGATTCTACAAGGAACAGCGGTATATATTCTTCTTTTGATCGCGGGGATTTCGAGTCCGTTCTTGTACGCAAGTTTGGCCGCATTCTTTTCGATCATTCCCGTGGTAGGAACTTCGGTTGTCTGGCTTCCGATCGGACTCTATATTCTGTTTTTGGAAAATAACCCGATGATGGCGATCTTCTTTATGGGAAGCGGCCTCTTTTTCTATTTGGCTCTGGAGAATTTCGTGAAACCGAGAATGCTCGATAAAAAGTTACAAGTTCACCCTCTTCTTATCTTTTTATCTTTGATCGGCGGAATCAAGGAATTCGGAATCATGGGACTCGTCGTCGGACCCGTTGCGGTAACGTTAGTCGTCATTCTTTGGGATTTCTGGAGATTGTATCGGAGAGAATTGATACTGAACAAGGGGCATCGGTGA
- the xseA gene encoding exodeoxyribonuclease VII large subunit — protein sequence MEDSKPLSVTEVTRILKNLITGSKDLKNIWVRGEISNYSKANSGHIYFSLKDATSLVRCTFFNYSNKNYGGKPLSDGKEIQVYGTITLYEAGGSYNLNVTRVEELGQGDILLQIERLKQKLTAEGIFDPEKKRRIPAFPKTLGIATSPSGAAIEDIIKVARSRFPGINILIAPCVVQGEDAPLSIVGAIEELNRPDWNVDVIIAGRGGGSFEDLMAFNDEKVVRAYANSRVPIISAVGHQTDVLLSDFAADFATPTPTAAAEHAVPKEEDILQFLSQLEGRLKSSLNARVSSSKDRLRLLSGKFIFKEPMQLLNARSQRVDEIGIRLQKAVRNKMDLATVRIERYTNLTQRIQNILSHKKQRAEFLTSKVEDLSPVSTMKRGYSIVRNTKGKIISSPEQTKPEEELQVLLAGGTMQVIRKGK from the coding sequence TTGGAAGATTCCAAACCTCTTTCCGTCACGGAAGTCACGAGGATTCTCAAAAATCTCATCACCGGATCCAAAGACCTAAAAAACATCTGGGTCCGAGGGGAAATTTCCAATTACAGTAAGGCCAATTCCGGCCATATCTACTTTTCTCTAAAAGACGCGACCTCCTTGGTTCGTTGTACTTTTTTCAATTATTCCAATAAGAATTACGGCGGAAAGCCGCTGAGCGACGGAAAGGAAATCCAAGTCTACGGAACGATCACTCTTTACGAGGCAGGAGGTTCTTACAATCTCAACGTAACTCGAGTGGAAGAATTGGGACAAGGTGATATTCTTCTCCAAATCGAAAGACTCAAACAAAAACTGACCGCGGAAGGAATTTTTGATCCTGAGAAAAAAAGAAGAATCCCGGCCTTTCCGAAAACGCTTGGAATCGCGACTTCTCCTTCCGGCGCCGCGATCGAAGATATCATCAAAGTGGCGCGTTCCCGATTTCCTGGAATCAATATTCTCATAGCGCCTTGTGTGGTTCAGGGCGAGGATGCTCCCCTTTCGATCGTGGGAGCCATCGAAGAATTGAATCGGCCCGACTGGAACGTGGACGTGATCATCGCCGGACGAGGTGGTGGAAGTTTCGAGGATCTAATGGCGTTTAACGATGAGAAGGTGGTTCGTGCATACGCGAATTCCCGGGTTCCGATCATTTCGGCCGTAGGACATCAGACCGACGTTTTGTTAAGCGACTTTGCCGCCGACTTTGCGACTCCCACTCCGACGGCCGCCGCAGAACACGCGGTCCCAAAAGAAGAGGATATTCTACAGTTCCTTTCCCAATTGGAGGGAAGGCTCAAATCGTCCTTAAACGCGAGGGTTTCTTCTAGTAAGGATCGTTTGCGTCTATTATCCGGAAAATTTATATTCAAAGAACCGATGCAACTTCTGAACGCAAGAAGTCAGAGGGTGGATGAAATCGGAATTCGATTGCAAAAAGCGGTCCGAAACAAAATGGATCTCGCTACGGTTCGCATCGAACGTTATACGAATCTCACGCAGAGAATTCAAAACATTCTTTCTCATAAAAAGCAAAGGGCGGAATTTTTGACTTCTAAAGTGGAAGATCTTTCCCCCGTTTCCACGATGAAACGAGGTTATTCCATCGTACGAAATACGAAGGGAAAAATTATCAGTTCTCCGGAACAAACCAAACCGGAAGAAGAATTACAAGTATTGCTTGCCGGCGGAACGATGCAAGTGATCCGAAAAGGAAAATAA
- a CDS encoding exodeoxyribonuclease VII small subunit, whose protein sequence is MAESKSKITFEDALLELEQIAEKLERQDFSLEESLKAYERGMELKKICQAILDTAEGKIEALTKDESKKTVKTGFRAEAKTSTETKSATSTADEDLF, encoded by the coding sequence ATGGCAGAATCAAAATCTAAAATAACCTTCGAAGATGCGCTCCTCGAACTGGAACAAATCGCGGAGAAATTGGAAAGACAGGATTTCAGTTTGGAAGAATCTCTCAAAGCGTATGAACGTGGAATGGAACTCAAAAAAATCTGTCAGGCAATTTTAGATACCGCCGAAGGAAAGATCGAAGCTCTTACCAAGGACGAATCCAAAAAAACAGTCAAAACAGGGTTTCGTGCTGAAGCGAAAACTTCGACAGAAACAAAATCCGCTACCTCCACCGCTGACGAAGATCTGTTCTAA